The following proteins are co-located in the Oncorhynchus masou masou isolate Uvic2021 unplaced genomic scaffold, UVic_Omas_1.1 unplaced_scaffold_638, whole genome shotgun sequence genome:
- the LOC135536579 gene encoding transcription factor COE3-like → MFGIQENIGLPRGGTTMKEEPLGSGMNSVRSWMHTSGVVDANTAAQSGVGLARAHYEKQPPSNLRKSNFFHFVLALYDRQGQPVEIERTAYVDFVEKDKEPNSEKTNNGIHYKLQLLYSNGVRTEQDLFVRLIDSMTKQAIIYEGQDKNPEMCRVLLTHEIMCSRCCDKKSCGNRNETPSDPVIID, encoded by the exons ATGTTTGGAATTCAGGAAAATATAGGCTTACCTAGAGGAGGGACGACAATGAAAGAGGAACCGCTGGGCAGCGGGATGAACTCGGTCCGCTCGTGGATGCACACATCTGGGGTAGTGGATGCGAACACAGCCGCCCAAAG CGGTGTGGGTTTGGCTCGGGCACACTACGAGAAGCAACCACCGTCCAACCTCAGAAAATCCAACTTTTTCCACTTCGTTCTTGCGTTGTATGACCGACAAGGACAGCCGGTGGAGATCGAACGGACAGCCTATGTGGACTTTGTGGAGAAGGACAAA GAACCAAACAGTGAAAAAACTAACAATGGGATTCACTACAAACTCCAGTTACTGTACAGCAACG GtgtcagaacagaacaggatCTTTTCGTACGATTAATCGATTCCATGACAAAACAG GCTATTATCTATGAAGGTCAAGACAAAAACCCAGAGATGTGCCGAGTGCTTCTCACACACGAAATCATGTGCAG TCGGTGTTGTGATAAGAAGAGTTGTGGCAACAGGAACGAGACTCCTTCAGACCCCGTTATCATCGACAG